A genomic stretch from Hemicordylus capensis ecotype Gifberg chromosome 1, rHemCap1.1.pri, whole genome shotgun sequence includes:
- the RCN1 gene encoding reticulocalbin-1 isoform X4 — MEARLIVDRIDDDKDGLVTTEELKNWIKRVQKRYIFENVAKVWRDYDLNKDNKISWEEYKQATYGYYLENASEFQDATERNSFKKMLPRDERRFKRADLDGDSEATREEFTAFLHPEEFEHMKDIVVLETLEDIDKNEDGFVDQDEYIADMFAHEDGGPEPDWVITEREQFSDFRDLNKDGKMDKEEIRHWILPQDYDHAQAEARHLVYESDVDKDQMLTKEEILDNWNMFVGSQATNYGEDLTKNHDEL; from the exons GCTAATTGTTGATCGCATCGATGATGACAAAGATGGCCTTGTCACAACAGAGgaactgaaaaactggattaaacgCGTGCAGAAACGCTACATCTTTGAAAATGTAGCTAAGGTCTGGAGGGATTATGACCTCAACAAAGACAATAAAATTTCCTGGGAAGAATACAAACAGGCTACATATGGTTATTACCTAG AAAATGCATCAGAATTTCAAGATGCAACGGAAcgcaacagttttaaaaaaatgctgcccAGGGATGAAAGAAGATTCAAAAGAGCTGACTTGGATGGTGATTCAGAAGCCACTCGTGAAGAGTTCACAGCTTTCCTGCACCCAGAGGAGTTTGAGCATATGAAAGACATTGTTGTTTTA gaaacactagAGGACATAGATAAAAATGAAGATGGATTTGTGGATCAGGATGAATACATTG CCGATATGTTTGCACATGAAGATGGTGGTCCAGAACCTGATTGGGTGATAACTGAACGTGAGCAGTTCTCAGATTTCCGAGACCTAAATAAAGATGGAAAGATGGATAAAGAAGAGATTCGTCACTGGATTCTCCCACAAGACTATGATCATGCACAAGCTGAAGCCAGGCACTTAGTCTATGAATCAGATGTAGACAAG GATCAAATGTTAACCAAGGAAGAGATTCTAGACAATTGGAACATGTTTGTTGGAAGCCAAGCTACAAATTATGGAGAAGACCTCACAAAAAACCACGATGAGCTATGA